In Bacillus sp. S3, the sequence CCTTCATGCGAATAGCAATTTCATCCGCTTGAAACTCACCGTATTTACCGCTATAAAGCAATATATCAAATAAGAAATTATCTTCATCCTCCGGCTTGGCATATGGCGCATATAGCAAATAAGAATGATCGGTATCCTCAATTTCAAGTAAAACTTTTGTCCGAAAGGAACTGTCCCGATCTAGGTGATGCACTTTTATTTGTTCTTGTTTTAGAACCGCTTCTATCTCAGAAAAATCGCGTCTTTCACTTTGGGAGTCATACCAAAATACAAGCGAACGATGTGCTCCGTTGTTCTCCGCCTGCTGTTCCCGAAATAGTCGCAGCAGTTCTTCAGTAATATTCATTTGACACCAACTCTCATCATACATAATCTTCATTCTTCTAGAATAAAAAAGAAAACAATGATTGTAAACTAAAGCGAACAAAAATGGATAGAGTCCTTGCTCTATCCTTCTGGAACTCACTTAATCTTTGCAAGTACATTTTGCATCATTGCGTAGTTCACAACGACACCATCATCAAGATCAAGGAAAATCCGCCTATTCGCAAGCTCTGCCAATTTCCTGTCAAAGTCAATTAACTCTTCTTGCTGGGCTTTGATCGTTGACAGATGTTTGTCATAACGTTTTTTCGTCGCAGCCGAAAGGTTCGGGTTCATGAGATCTTGTTCCAAACGTTTTTGTTCCTGACGCAATTTTTCCTGCAGGTTCTGAACATAAGAAAAGCGCATTGTTGCCAATGTTTCTGGCGTATAGCGATGCAAGTAGAACAAGGCACGGAAACCTTTCTTGTTTCCTGATTCCACCATCCAGTAAATTGGCCGTTTTTGATAAATCCTGTAATGATCGGCATAAAATTCATCAAAGAAATACCGGCGTAGGCGCTCTACAGGAGTTTCATTTGCTTTCATGACCAATGACTCGGCCAGCCAGCGAAGATTTTCGGCTAAACTCTCTTGTCCGAAAATAAGAACTAACAACTCTTGAAGTCTTTTTACTACATCGTCTTCAAAATACTCCGAATCTGTAAGTGGAATAATTCCATCTGAATCCGGTTGGAAGGACGTATATTTTCTGGCATCCCAGTTGCCGCCTGCAAAAGCTAATCCTGCTACATCTAAAGAATAGCGTCCCATCATCAGACCGATACAATAGGAAAGGAAGCTCCTTGCATCACGTCCACGATCTGCAAGTCTTACGCTTATCTCGTCATCCGTGACCTTAGGAGTTAATTCATCTTGTAAACCATACAAATCAATGAAGAATTGATTTAAGGATTCTTCATTTTGCTGGAGTTGCCGGAATTGGTTTTCAGAATGTTTTTCCCAGTTTTCATAGCATTTCTCTAATTTCGTTGCCTGTTGATTGTATGTTAGGAATGGATGTTGTTTGAAATCCCAAGATGTTTCAAATGAAATCCAATCATTTTTGGCAAGATGAATATTCTTATCCACGATATTTAAGGAGTTTGTATCATTTAATTTAACAGGAATTCTTGCAATAATTCCTTGGTCAAAATTTATTGTTGAAGACAATTGTTGTGTGAACATACTTGTTAATTTAGAGTTCAATAACCCTAATAAAAACTTTAAATACTTATCAGTGAAAACCATCATTCCCGCATTGCTAAATATAAAACCCTTTGGCGAATAACGAACTGAGAATCTCGAGCTAGAAATCGCCGTCCATGTTAACCCTTCCTTAAAATAATATTGGGTATTTTGCGGTCTTGATTTAAGTTTCCCTTTCGAATCAACAAAGTTTTTAATTTCCCATCCATTATTCTCCCAATTCACAACATAATCCTGGTTGCCGTACCATTTCCTGTATTCCCCGCCCTTATTATAAGGGAACCATTTTCTTTTACCTTTACATGCATCCTCATTGCTTTCATAATGAAATCCTATTTTATCTATTATTACCTCGTACCATAAACGTATGAAACGATCATTATCACTAGTTTGAAGTCCAACTCTTGGCTCAGCAATTTCCGCTAATTTTGGATTGTTTTTAAAAATGTTCCGTACTTGTTTCGAACTCCAAAAGGCAAAAGGTGAACCTGGTATGGAATAAAAATCTTTACTATCCGAGGTATAGCGATATGATACAGCTTTTTCTACGGCTTCTCTAACTTTAACAGGCTGAATCTCTGTTCCCTTAAATCCCTCTAAACGTATATACTCTCCCTTTGTGTTTCCTTTCTGGTTTTGAATAACAAACGTACAAATAGGTACCGTTGCTTCAGAAAATGCTGAGTACTCTAATTGGATTAGACTTGAGATACTTTGATTAGCAATAATATATTCTCTTAATTTTTCATGAGTAGCGATAAACATCCATGTAAAAGGAGTCATTAAACCGGCAAAACCATAATCCGTTGTCAATTGAATAGAACGATAAATAAATGCCGAATATAAGTCTGACTTATATTCTTTATAATTATCATTCAAAAAATTCTTTAAAATTGGATTATATTTATTATGATAAGGTGGATTTGTCACTACTGCCTCGTAATTTACTGCCAGAAGATATGCTTGCTCTATTAACGGAAGTAAGTTCTCCTTTATTTCAATCAAAACGGCTTCCTCTAGCAAGTTAGTTGCCTCTATGCTAGATGAATGAATGAAGTTCATAAACTTCAAATAAAAAGAAGCAGCTTCTTTCGGAACAATAAGTGAACCGAATTGTTTTGCATTTTCAAATTGTTTTTGTAAGGAAGTAATCCAGCCTATATCACCCGCTTTATCTGCCATAAAGCGGGTTGCCTCTTCAGATAATGGTTTACTATCGTTAAATTCAAGAATGTTCAGTTTTAAATTAGTTGCCTTTTTTAAGAATCTTCGGTACTTTTCCTGCCCCTTCATCATTAATGCAAAGCATGCGATTTGGACAGCCCGTTTATCAATGTCCATCCCATATAGATTTTTTTCAATAATTAACCTTGGAATATCACGCTCTGAATACCCGGCTTCCAAATACATATCATAAAGTAAATCAAATGCATAAACTAAAATATGACCCGATCCACATGCAGGGTCAATTATTTTTATTTCCTCTAAAGATGCAATGCTCGGTGTTGGCAATCTTTCAGATGATTTTAAATAATACGCCCATTGTTTAGCAAGTTCATTGTCGGGGTTCCAGTGATCATACAGCTTACCTAAAGAATTTTGAACCATATACTCTACAATCCATCTGGGAGTAAATAACTGGGTAACAACAGGTAAGTCTTCTTTTTTTACTGCATTATTTTTTAGTCCGCCAACTTGTTCTTTTTTCTCTGACATATAGTACTGATAAAGCCATCCGATTACTTCTACCTCTTGAAAATCCTCTTCTGCCAATTCGGTCACTAATCTATTGATTAGGGAATCTGCATGCAGCAATGACTGCTGTAATAATAACTCCGAGTAGTCGGCTAATTTTTCGAATAAAAACGGCATTATCTCGCTCAGTTCATTACATTGGGCAACTAATAGCTTTCGATATGCTTCTTCTTGATTCCCTTGGGTAATTAAAGATGCTAATTCCTGTTTATTAACAGATAGATCCGTAAACTGATATTCCGTTAAAATATCTGGATCCACTTTCCCTTTCGTTTCACTGGATAACACGCGAACTTTGGAAGGAAGATCATTATGAACTTCCATAAAGCGAATCGCAATAAGCCGGTTGAACCATGTATAGGCCACCTCTTCAATCACATGATCGTAACCTTTTGTTTTTAACTCAGTTAATAACTTCTCAATTCCTTTTTTATAGGTAATGGGGTGTTTTATACCATTTACTTCTACATAGTCAGCACCAGTTAATAGTGAAGGAATGCTGTTTTCGGTAATTCCAAAACTTTGTGCCCGAAGTGAAATTTGATTCCTTAACTCATTTCGAGCATAAACCGCAAATTCTCTTAAAGCCTTTTTGTTCATTTCATCACCCAATTTTGGAATTCATTTTTAGAGAATTGGTCAAGGTTAGCCTTGACCCTATTTTATCTTAGCTAAAACCGTTTTTAGCTTTTCGTAGTTAGCCGCCACACCATCATCCAAATCAAGCATGATCCGCTGGTTTGCGACTTCCGCCAGCTTCTTATCAAAGTCAATCATTTCTTCCTGTTGTGATATGTTAATTGTCACCTGTTTTTCATAACGCTTTTTCATTGCAGCTGAAAGATCCGGATTCACAAGGTCTTGTTCTAGACGTTTTTGTTCTTGTCGTAGTTTTTCCTGCAAGTTTTGTAAATAAGAAAATCTTATTGCAGCCAACGTTTCGGGAGTGTAGCGATGTAAATAAAACAAAGCACGAAACCCTTTTTTAGGTCCCGATTCAGCCATCCAGTAAATTGGCCGTTTTTGATAAATCTTACAATGATCAGCATAAAACTCATCAAAGAAATAACGCCGCAACCGTTCCACCGGCGTTTCATTTGCTTTCATTGTAAGCGACTCAGCAAGCCAACGAAGATTCTGGGCTAACGAATCCTGTCCAAATAGGACAACTAACAGCTCCTGAAGACGTTTAACAACATCATCTTCAAAATACTCTGTATCTGTTAGCGGGATAATGCCGTCTGAATCTGGCTGAATTGTTTTATACTTACTTTCATCCCAGTCCCCACCTGCAAAAGCTAGTCCTTCAACATCTAAAGAATAACGCCCCATCATTAGACCAATGGTGTATGACAGAAAAGACTTTGCCTCTCGTAATCGATCAGCGAGCTCACTGGTCACATCTTCGTCCTGTACTTCTGAAATTAACTCATCTTCAAGCTCATATAGTTTAATAAATATTTTATTTAGTTCTTGCTGGTTAGTTTTTAGCTGATTGAACTGTTTAATTAAAGATTCTTCCCAATTGTTGTATATTTGTTCTAATAAAACGAGACTTTTCCTTGATTCCAATAATGGATGACTTGTAAAATCCCAGGAAATTTCAAAGGAATCCCAATCAGTCTTTGACAATTGAATACATTCATTTATGACCGGAACAGGCTCAGAATGGGAAATAGGTTTAAATGGCAAGGAACCGATATTCCCTGGCTGAAAGTTTAATGTTGGATTGATAGCCTCAAGATAATGGGTTGCAACTTTAGAATTAAGAAAACCTAAAATAATTTTATCGGTCTCTTCATCTAGTGAAGTTAAAAAAGCATTAGCATCATCATACAAGAAACCTGGGAAGGAAAATCGTGCAGAAAATTTATTCGTTGTTATTTTATTCCACAGGATGGCAGGTTTGAAAATATAATCTAAATTATGGTTAGTTGATCCCACCTTATATCCTTCACTTTTCATATGTAATAACTCATATCCATCATTTTCCCAATTTACGACAAAGAGGTTGTTCCCGTACCACAGCCGAACTTGTCCTCCCTTATTATAAGGAAACCATTTTTTCTTCGATGCTTTTGCTTCTACACGGCTTTTAGCATCTTTATTAAACCTTTCATAAGATACTTCAAACCAATATCTAATAAATCGGGGGTTATCTGCAGTAACCATACCTTTACGTGTATTACATACATTTGATAATTTATTATTATTATAATTTTTTAGCATTCTCTCAGTGACCCAATACGCAATCGGAGACCCGGGGATTCTTTGGAAATTATTCTGCTTTGCTTGATATTTATTCTCACCTAGCAAAAACATTTGTTCCTTTTCATGCGTATTATTATATTTCACTAATCTATAATAAAATGCAATATGATCAGGGATCCTGATATTTCTTAAAACTAAACAAGTATTTTGAACAACTTCTCCCCCAATTTCCTCAAATGTTCTTGGTCCTAAATGAATCATTGAAACAATCGTTTGAGTTTTGATCATTTTTTTTCGTAAAGTCTCAAAACTACTTAAAAACATCCACGAATGTTGATTTATAACTGCATGAAATCCATTATATTTTGTAAATAACTTGCACCGCTCAAAGAAGACTGCAAATAAATCGATTTTAGAATCTGGGTAGTATTTTTTCACATAATCATTCAAAGCTTCATTCATCCCTTTGGTAGCCATATAGGGAGGATTTGTAACGACTACATTAAATTCACTTGTAAGGATTAAAGCTTGTTTTAGCAAATTATCTATTTTACTTAATTGTTCAAATACTACAAAGTTTTCCAATGTTGGATTTCCCGATTCTTTAAGTGCTTTAACCTTTTCGAGATACTTTTTAAAATTTAGATTTTCTGGTTTTAGAATGGAGCCGTAGTTTTTTGCATCGATAAATGTACGAAACAAACTCGTTAACTCGGATTTTTCACTATGATTTTCTCCGATTAATTCCGCTGCTTGGCTTATATTAATTCCATTTGACTCTTCAATAGAAAAAATATTCAATTTCGGAACTTCGCGGAAAATCTTTTTTGTTTTCTCGCGTGCCTTCATTAAAAGGGCAAAAGAAGCAAGTTGTGCCGCACGATCATCGATTTCAATACCATATAGGTTTTTTTCTAAAATTTTGGTTGGGATTTCCTTTTGTGAATAACCCCTTTCTTCATAAATTTTATATAACAGGTCAAAGGCATAAACTAAAATATGTCCTGACCCGCAGGCGGGGTCAAGAAAGGTAATTTCCTCTGGAGTTACGTTTGAATAACGCAATTCCTTTAGTTTTTTCTGAACGTCCATTTCTTGTTCTGCAGGTTCAAGATAATATTTCATTTGCAAATTCAAATCGGACCCTGGATAAGATTCCAACCACATTTGTCCTAGTGAATTTTCTACCATGTACCGAACAATCCAATGTGGTGTAAATAATTGTGTGACTGCCGGTATATTTTGTTTTGTAATTTTTTTGTTCTTTTTTAGTCCAGCAAACACTTCATCCTTTTTTTCTGATATGTAATATTGATACATCCACCCAATTACTTCTACATGCTCGAAATTTTCATCTTCTAACTCTTTTCCCAATTTATTAATTAGGGAGTCCGCATGTAGTAAAGACGCGGGTAATAATAACTCTGTGAAGTCGGCCAATTTTTCAAAGAGGAAAGGCATGATTTCGCTCAATTCATTACATTGTGCAACAAGTAATTTTCGAAATGCTTCCTCCCGATTTCCTTGCGTTAATAATGATGCAATATCATCAGTATTCACGGGCAAATCTGTATACTGATATTCTGTTAGAATATCCGGGTCTACCTTCCCTTTTGTTTCACTGGAAAGGACTCGAACTTTAGAAGGGAGATAATTGTGAACCTCCATAAAACGAATGGCGATCAGACGGTTGAACCATGTGTAGGCAACTTCTTCTATGACATGGTCATATCCCTTTATTTCTATTTCTTTAAATAATTTTTCAATTCCTTTTCTATATGTAAGTGGATACTTCTTATTATTTATTTCAACATAGTCTGCACCTGTCACAAGCACAGGAGAGCCTTTGGGCGTGATCCCAAAGGCTTGCGCTCGAAATGCGATTTGGCTGCGAAGTTCGTTCCGTGCATAGACCGCAAACTCTTTTAATGCCTTTTTGTTCATCGCATAAAGTCTCCTTATTTTTTAATAATAACCGTTTGACCAGTGCTTAATTTTCTTTTTATTTCTGTTTCCAGCTTA encodes:
- the pglX gene encoding BREX-1 system adenine-specific DNA-methyltransferase PglX; this translates as MNKKALREFAVYARNELRNQISLRAQSFGITENSIPSLLTGADYVEVNGIKHPITYKKGIEKLLTELKTKGYDHVIEEVAYTWFNRLIAIRFMEVHNDLPSKVRVLSSETKGKVDPDILTEYQFTDLSVNKQELASLITQGNQEEAYRKLLVAQCNELSEIMPFLFEKLADYSELLLQQSLLHADSLINRLVTELAEEDFQEVEVIGWLYQYYMSEKKEQVGGLKNNAVKKEDLPVVTQLFTPRWIVEYMVQNSLGKLYDHWNPDNELAKQWAYYLKSSERLPTPSIASLEEIKIIDPACGSGHILVYAFDLLYDMYLEAGYSERDIPRLIIEKNLYGMDIDKRAVQIACFALMMKGQEKYRRFLKKATNLKLNILEFNDSKPLSEEATRFMADKAGDIGWITSLQKQFENAKQFGSLIVPKEAASFYLKFMNFIHSSSIEATNLLEEAVLIEIKENLLPLIEQAYLLAVNYEAVVTNPPYHNKYNPILKNFLNDNYKEYKSDLYSAFIYRSIQLTTDYGFAGLMTPFTWMFIATHEKLREYIIANQSISSLIQLEYSAFSEATVPICTFVIQNQKGNTKGEYIRLEGFKGTEIQPVKVREAVEKAVSYRYTSDSKDFYSIPGSPFAFWSSKQVRNIFKNNPKLAEIAEPRVGLQTSDNDRFIRLWYEVIIDKIGFHYESNEDACKGKRKWFPYNKGGEYRKWYGNQDYVVNWENNGWEIKNFVDSKGKLKSRPQNTQYYFKEGLTWTAISSSRFSVRYSPKGFIFSNAGMMVFTDKYLKFLLGLLNSKLTSMFTQQLSSTINFDQGIIARIPVKLNDTNSLNIVDKNIHLAKNDWISFETSWDFKQHPFLTYNQQATKLEKCYENWEKHSENQFRQLQQNEESLNQFFIDLYGLQDELTPKVTDDEISVRLADRGRDARSFLSYCIGLMMGRYSLDVAGLAFAGGNWDARKYTSFQPDSDGIIPLTDSEYFEDDVVKRLQELLVLIFGQESLAENLRWLAESLVMKANETPVERLRRYFFDEFYADHYRIYQKRPIYWMVESGNKKGFRALFYLHRYTPETLATMRFSYVQNLQEKLRQEQKRLEQDLMNPNLSAATKKRYDKHLSTIKAQQEELIDFDRKLAELANRRIFLDLDDGVVVNYAMMQNVLAKIK
- the pglX gene encoding BREX-1 system adenine-specific DNA-methyltransferase PglX is translated as MNKKALKEFAVYARNELRSQIAFRAQAFGITPKGSPVLVTGADYVEINNKKYPLTYRKGIEKLFKEIEIKGYDHVIEEVAYTWFNRLIAIRFMEVHNYLPSKVRVLSSETKGKVDPDILTEYQYTDLPVNTDDIASLLTQGNREEAFRKLLVAQCNELSEIMPFLFEKLADFTELLLPASLLHADSLINKLGKELEDENFEHVEVIGWMYQYYISEKKDEVFAGLKKNKKITKQNIPAVTQLFTPHWIVRYMVENSLGQMWLESYPGSDLNLQMKYYLEPAEQEMDVQKKLKELRYSNVTPEEITFLDPACGSGHILVYAFDLLYKIYEERGYSQKEIPTKILEKNLYGIEIDDRAAQLASFALLMKAREKTKKIFREVPKLNIFSIEESNGINISQAAELIGENHSEKSELTSLFRTFIDAKNYGSILKPENLNFKKYLEKVKALKESGNPTLENFVVFEQLSKIDNLLKQALILTSEFNVVVTNPPYMATKGMNEALNDYVKKYYPDSKIDLFAVFFERCKLFTKYNGFHAVINQHSWMFLSSFETLRKKMIKTQTIVSMIHLGPRTFEEIGGEVVQNTCLVLRNIRIPDHIAFYYRLVKYNNTHEKEQMFLLGENKYQAKQNNFQRIPGSPIAYWVTERMLKNYNNNKLSNVCNTRKGMVTADNPRFIRYWFEVSYERFNKDAKSRVEAKASKKKWFPYNKGGQVRLWYGNNLFVVNWENDGYELLHMKSEGYKVGSTNHNLDYIFKPAILWNKITTNKFSARFSFPGFLYDDANAFLTSLDEETDKIILGFLNSKVATHYLEAINPTLNFQPGNIGSLPFKPISHSEPVPVINECIQLSKTDWDSFEISWDFTSHPLLESRKSLVLLEQIYNNWEESLIKQFNQLKTNQQELNKIFIKLYELEDELISEVQDEDVTSELADRLREAKSFLSYTIGLMMGRYSLDVEGLAFAGGDWDESKYKTIQPDSDGIIPLTDTEYFEDDVVKRLQELLVVLFGQDSLAQNLRWLAESLTMKANETPVERLRRYFFDEFYADHCKIYQKRPIYWMAESGPKKGFRALFYLHRYTPETLAAIRFSYLQNLQEKLRQEQKRLEQDLVNPDLSAAMKKRYEKQVTINISQQEEMIDFDKKLAEVANQRIMLDLDDGVAANYEKLKTVLAKIK